In one window of Verrucomicrobiia bacterium DNA:
- a CDS encoding ROK family protein, producing the protein MAEPSKSADLYVGVDLGGTKILSGVFSPQLKLLQTAKLSTKADRGFEAVLERIERCVRDAVDEADMSVKQIRAIGIGAPGAINPENGEVIFAPNLDWREAPLKKELEKRLGVPVFVENDCNACALGIHEVELKGKPRSLLGIFLGTGIGGGLILNGEVYRGFNGTAGEVGHMVLQVGGPKCGCGNNGCFEALASRTAIFRDIQQRVKDGQKTILSEWLGGDLAELRSGDLRKAIRKGDKLVERVIEDAAEFTGIAVSNLINILNPEVIVLGGGVIDALEDEMMAIVIETALDSAMPGTTRGIEILASELGDNAGITGGAVLARRRAK; encoded by the coding sequence ATGGCTGAGCCTTCCAAATCGGCAGACCTCTACGTCGGAGTGGACCTCGGCGGCACCAAGATCCTGTCCGGTGTCTTCTCACCCCAGCTGAAGCTGCTCCAGACGGCCAAGCTGAGCACCAAGGCCGACCGCGGTTTCGAGGCGGTGCTGGAGCGGATTGAACGTTGTGTCCGCGATGCCGTGGATGAGGCGGACATGAGCGTCAAACAGATCCGCGCCATCGGCATCGGCGCCCCCGGGGCCATCAACCCCGAGAACGGCGAGGTGATCTTCGCCCCCAATCTTGACTGGCGCGAGGCCCCCTTGAAGAAGGAACTCGAAAAGCGGCTGGGCGTGCCGGTGTTCGTGGAGAATGACTGCAACGCCTGCGCCCTCGGCATCCACGAGGTGGAGCTCAAGGGCAAGCCGCGATCCCTCCTCGGGATCTTCCTCGGGACCGGCATCGGCGGCGGGCTGATCCTCAACGGGGAGGTTTATCGCGGCTTCAACGGCACCGCCGGTGAGGTCGGCCACATGGTGCTCCAGGTGGGCGGTCCGAAATGCGGCTGTGGCAACAACGGGTGCTTCGAGGCCCTCGCCAGCCGCACCGCCATCTTTCGCGACATCCAGCAGCGCGTGAAGGACGGCCAGAAGACCATCCTGTCGGAATGGCTGGGCGGCGACCTGGCGGAACTCCGCAGCGGCGACCTGCGCAAGGCCATCCGCAAGGGGGACAAGCTGGTGGAGCGGGTGATCGAGGATGCGGCCGAGTTCACCGGCATCGCCGTCTCCAACCTGATCAACATCCTGAATCCCGAGGTGATCGTGCTCGGCGGCGGGGTGATTGACGCGCTGGAGGATGAGATGATGGCCATCGTGATCGAGACGGCGCTTGACTCCGCCATGCCCGGCACCACCCGCGGCATCGAGATCCTGGCCTCGGAGTTGGGGGACAACGCCGGCATCACCGGCGGCGCCGTGCTCGCCCGCCGCCGGGCGAAGTAG
- a CDS encoding exo-alpha-sialidase, protein MAIGTLTGSAVTAGTTSTGILVERLFGPEIPTGDYKHPASITELENGDLYVVFFSGQGEYQDNAAAVFGSRLKRGSRRWSRPEAIARNPFHSLGNAVVWQAPDGVVWLFYVARYGELWDSSRIAAKISRDGARTWSDSFQLTFEPGTMVRNRPVVLEDGGWLLPVYHEVGDDPELTGPDCTSFFMRWDPADRRWSESNRVRSRLGNLQPAPAVISGNHLVAFCRRGGDYEGRPDGWLVRTESRDGGRTWSPGEDSEFPNPNAAVDFLRLQSGRHLLVYNRSFSERTPLSVALSADGAATFPWRRDLLDDPAGDYGYPTAIQTRDGRIHVIFTSDERRVVRQAVFNERAILGSEESAAKTGP, encoded by the coding sequence ATGGCCATCGGGACGCTGACTGGGAGCGCGGTGACCGCCGGAACGACGTCCACCGGCATCCTGGTGGAGCGCTTGTTTGGTCCGGAAATCCCCACCGGCGACTACAAGCATCCCGCCAGCATCACCGAACTGGAGAACGGGGACCTGTACGTGGTGTTCTTCAGCGGCCAGGGCGAGTACCAGGACAACGCCGCCGCCGTGTTCGGTTCGCGATTGAAACGCGGCTCGCGACGCTGGAGCCGGCCCGAAGCGATCGCCCGAAACCCCTTTCACTCCCTGGGCAACGCCGTCGTGTGGCAGGCCCCGGATGGCGTCGTCTGGCTCTTCTACGTCGCACGGTACGGGGAGCTCTGGGATAGCTCCCGGATCGCCGCCAAAATTTCCCGGGACGGGGCACGCACCTGGTCGGACTCCTTCCAGTTGACCTTCGAGCCCGGCACAATGGTGCGGAACCGTCCGGTGGTCCTTGAGGATGGCGGGTGGCTGCTCCCGGTATACCACGAGGTTGGCGACGATCCGGAACTCACCGGACCGGACTGCACTTCATTTTTCATGAGGTGGGACCCGGCGGACCGGCGTTGGTCCGAGTCCAACCGGGTCCGTTCGCGCCTCGGCAACCTGCAGCCAGCCCCTGCCGTGATCTCCGGGAACCATCTGGTGGCCTTCTGCCGCCGCGGCGGCGATTACGAGGGGCGTCCGGACGGGTGGCTGGTACGCACGGAATCCCGGGACGGAGGCCGGACATGGTCCCCGGGTGAGGACTCGGAGTTCCCGAATCCGAATGCGGCGGTGGATTTTCTACGGCTCCAAAGCGGGCGGCATCTGCTGGTGTACAACCGAAGCTTTTCCGAGCGGACTCCTCTGTCCGTCGCCCTGTCGGCGGACGGTGCAGCCACCTTCCCGTGGCGTCGCGATCTGCTGGACGATCCCGCGGGCGACTATGGCTACCCAACCGCCATTCAGACCCGCGACGGGCGCATTCACGTGATCTTTACGTCGGACGAGCGCCGGGTGGTGCGACAGGCCGTGTTCAACGAGAGGGCAATCCTCGGATCGGAAGAATCCGCCGCCAAGACCGGCCCTTGA